The nucleotide window CTGGGCGCGGTGGGCTTTCAGCTGCTGTCTGGCGACCGCCCGTTCACCGAGATCGACCGCAGCCGCATGGGCGCGGGCATGGACGTGCCCACGCCCTCGCTGCGCGCCCGCAACCCGGGGGTGCCGGACGAGGTGGAGTCCATCATCCGCCGCGCCCTGGCCTCCAACCCGGCGGACCGCTTTCCCCACGCGGGCGCCATGGCCGACGCCCTCGAGGGCCCGCTGCGGCGCGTGGGCGAAACGCCCGCCGCCGCCCTCCTTCCCGGCGCGGGCGCGCTTGCGATGGACGACGACCGCACCATGCTCGACGGGGTGCCGATGGACGACGACCGCACCATGGTCGCGGGCATCGGCGGGGGGATGGCGGACGCGGACCGCACCATGATGGCGCCGCCGCGGCATGGCGCCATCCCCCGCCCCGAGCCCACACCCGAGCCGGGGTACACGCAGCCCGTGATCAACCGGCCCCGCGGCCGCCCCGCCGCCGAGCCCGCCGCGCGCCGCGGCGTGCATCCGCTGGTCTGGGTGCTGCTGGTGGCGGTGCTGGGGGCGGCCGCGTTCTTCGCGCTGTCGGGTGGCGGCGGAGGCGGCGACCGCCCGCTGGCCGCGGACAGCATCCAGGGCGACAGCGTCCGGCCGGATTCGGTGGACTCCACCGATCCGCTGGCCATGAGCCTGGAGGCGCAGCGGCACTACCGCATCGGCCAGTTCGATTCGTCGCTGGTGTACGCGCAGCGGGCGATGGAATTGGCACCCGACGGCGTGCAGGGTGCCCAGTACCGCGACCAAGCCGCCGCCGCGCTCATTCGCCTGGGGCGCTACGCCGACGCGGTGCCCCTGCTGGAGAGCGCCATCCGCATGGACCGGCGGTTCGACCTGCCGTACAGCCACCTTGCCGAGGCGCGCCTGCGGATGGCCGACACGCTGAACGCCATCAAGGCGCTGGAAGGCTTCATCGAGGTCACCCAGGCGGGCGGGGAGCGCGACCAAGCCAGCGCGCTGCTGGAACAGCTGAAGCAGGCTTCCACCGCGCAGGTGCAGCCAGTGCCGGGGCCGCTCGACACGGTGCCGTCCATCCCGTTTCCGGATCCGCCGCAGCCCCAGCCGCAGCCCGACACGGGGCGCACCCGGCCGGCGCCGCGCGATACCATCATCATCCGGGACCCGGGCTGACGGTGCAGCACCTCGTCGCCCTTCGCGGCGCGGGGCGGGTGGAGCTCGCCGCCTACGGGCTGGCGGACGCGGAGCACCAGGTAGAGAAGGAGCTCCGCGCCCTCTGGCCCGAGGCCACCATCGCCGTGCTGGACGTGGCGCGTTCGGAGGGCGGCTCGCGGATTGTGGAGGAGTTCCGCATCCGCTACCGCGTGCAGGGCACCGTAGCCGTCACCGCAGACACGGAGGACGAGGCGCGCAAGTCGGCGCTCCGCGTTCTGCGCCAGCGTTTTACCGGCTCTCGCTTCGAACTCGTCACCTGGGACGTCGTCCCGTCCGCCGCCGCATGATCCCCATCTCCGTCGCGCCGATGACCCTCCGCCAATTCGCTCCCCTCGCCCTGCTGGCAGTCGCCGCTGGCTGCGCGCCCCCTCGGTCGACGGGTCCCGCACCGGCCGCCGGTCCGCTCACCCGGCCGGAGCGCAGCGGCTACGCGCAGACCTCCAGCTACGCGGACGTCGTCGGCTTTCTGGATTCGCTGCGGATGCGCGGTGCCGCGATCCACGTGGATACGCTGGGTACGTCCACGGAGGGGCGCGTGATCCCGTACGTGGTCGCGTCGCGTCCGCTGGTGCGCACCGCGGAGGAGGCGCGGCGCCTCGGCCGGCCCGTGGTCTATCTGCAGGGCAACATCCACGCGGGCGAGGTGGAGGGGAAGGAAGCGCTGCAGGCCCTGCTGCGCGACCTGACGCTATCGGCCCGGCCCAACGTGCTGGATTCGCTGGTGCTGGTGGTGGTGCCCATCTACAACGCCGACGGCAACGAGGCGATGGGCCCGCAGGAACGCCAGCGCTCGGAGCAGAACGGCCCGGCGATGGTGGGCCAGCGCCCGAACGCGCAGGGGCTGGACCTGAACCGCGACTACATCAAGGCCGAGGCGCCGGAAACGCGCGGCGCGCTGGCGCTGTTCCGCGAGTGGGCGCCGGAGCTGATCGTGGACCTGCACACGACCGACGGCAGCTACCACGGCTACGCGCTGACCTACTCGCCGTCGCTGAACCCGGCGTCGGGCGCGGCGGCGGCGTACACGCGCGACCGCCTGCTTCCGGAGCTGCGCCGCCGCGTCCGTGAGCGCCGCAGCTATGAGACGTTCGATTACGGCAACTTCTCCCTGCGGTATGGCGCGGACGTCAACACCGACAGCACGCGCGAGGGATGGTTCTCGTACGACCACCGCCCCCGCTTCGGGACGAACTACTACGGGCTACGCGGCGGATTGTCGGTGCTGGGCGAGGCCTTTTCGCACGACCCGTTCGACCGGCGCATCAAGTCGACGTACGCCTTCGTCTCCGAACTCCTGTCGCTCGTCGCGGAACGCTCCGGCGAGGTGATGGCGGTGACGGGAGAGGCGCCCGCCGGTGCGACGGTGCCCGTGCGCAGCGAACTGACGCGGTCGCCGTACATGGGCGAGGTGCTGGCCGAGATCCTGGAAAGCGATCCCGACTCCGTCCCGGACGAGCCGGGCGTGCACCCCGGCATCCGGCGCACGGGCCGCTTCCGCACGCTGCGCATGCCCGTGTACGACCGCTTCGATCCCACGCTGCAGCGCACCCCGCCCGCCGCGTATCTTCTGGACGCGGCGCAGACGGAGGCCGTCGCCCTGCTGCGCCGGCACGGCATCATGGTCGAAACGCTATCGGCCGGACGGCGGGTGCGCGGCCGGGCGTTCGTGGTGGATTCCGTCGCCCGTGCGCCCCGCCCCTTCCAGGGGCACAACGAGTTGAGCGTCCGCGGGCGATGGCAGCCGGTGGAGCGGACGGCGCCCGCGGGATCGTTCCTCGTCTCGACCACCCAGCCGCTGGGCACGCTCGCCGTCTATCTGCTGGACCCCGAAAGCGACGACGGGCTGACGACCTGGAACTTCTTCGATCCATGGCTGCGCCCCGGCGCGGAGCATCCCGTGGTCGCGGTGGAGCGGTGAAGACCCGTGGCGCATCGTTGACGGTGCCGCGCCCCGCCGGTACGTTGGCCCGGTCCTGAGCCCGTAGCAGTCCCACCGATCGACGAAGAGGCCCGTGAGCAAGCTCGCCGTACTGATGATCACGGCGTTCGTCGACATGGTGGGGCTCCTGATGGTGATCCCGCTGCTGCCGTTCTTCGCCGAAGACCTGGGCGGCGGCGGCCTGTGGGTGGGCATCCTCGTCTCCGCCTTCTCCTTCGCCCAGCTCGTCAGCGCCCCGCTCTGGGGACGCGTCTCCGATCGCTACGGCCGGCGCCCAGCGCTCCTGGTGGGGCTGGGCGCGGCGGCCATCTCGTACGTCGTCTTCGCCTACGCCTCGTCGCTCTGGCTGCTCCTGCTCTCGCGCCTGGTCCAGGGCGCGGGCGGCGGCACCGTGGGCGTGGTGCAGGCGTACGTGGCGGACGCGACGGAGCCCAAGGACCGCGCCAAGAGCCTGGGATGGCTGAGCGCCGCCACCAACGCCGGCGTGGCCATCGGCCCGGTGATGGGCTCCGCCAGCCTGGGGTTCGGCCGCGCCACGCCGGGGCTGCTGGCGGCGGGGCTGTGCCTGGTGAACATGGCGTTCGCGTGGATGTTCCTCACCGAGTCGCACGTCGGCAGCGCGCGCGACGGGTCCGCGCGCAGGCCGGCGCGGTCGCGCGAAATGCTTCGCCACGTCATGGCCAACCCCACGCAGCCCGCCCCGCGGCTCATCTGGATCTACGCCGTGGGCATGGGCGCCTTCGCCGGGTTCACCTCCACGCTGGCCCTGTTCCTGTCCCACCACTTCGAGGTCACGGAACAGTCCATCGGCTACGTGTTCATGTGGACGGGCGTGGTTTCGGTGATCATCCGCGCGCTGCTGCTGGGCAGGATGGTGGATGCGCTCGGCGAGGCCCGCCTGGCGCGGCTGGGGCAGATGCTCCTTGGGGCCGGACTCTTCCTCCTCCCCCTCACCTGGCGCGTG belongs to Longimicrobium sp. and includes:
- a CDS encoding M14 family zinc carboxypeptidase, with translation MIPISVAPMTLRQFAPLALLAVAAGCAPPRSTGPAPAAGPLTRPERSGYAQTSSYADVVGFLDSLRMRGAAIHVDTLGTSTEGRVIPYVVASRPLVRTAEEARRLGRPVVYLQGNIHAGEVEGKEALQALLRDLTLSARPNVLDSLVLVVVPIYNADGNEAMGPQERQRSEQNGPAMVGQRPNAQGLDLNRDYIKAEAPETRGALALFREWAPELIVDLHTTDGSYHGYALTYSPSLNPASGAAAAYTRDRLLPELRRRVRERRSYETFDYGNFSLRYGADVNTDSTREGWFSYDHRPRFGTNYYGLRGGLSVLGEAFSHDPFDRRIKSTYAFVSELLSLVAERSGEVMAVTGEAPAGATVPVRSELTRSPYMGEVLAEILESDPDSVPDEPGVHPGIRRTGRFRTLRMPVYDRFDPTLQRTPPAAYLLDAAQTEAVALLRRHGIMVETLSAGRRVRGRAFVVDSVARAPRPFQGHNELSVRGRWQPVERTAPAGSFLVSTTQPLGTLAVYLLDPESDDGLTTWNFFDPWLRPGAEHPVVAVER
- a CDS encoding MFS transporter, which translates into the protein MSKLAVLMITAFVDMVGLLMVIPLLPFFAEDLGGGGLWVGILVSAFSFAQLVSAPLWGRVSDRYGRRPALLVGLGAAAISYVVFAYASSLWLLLLSRLVQGAGGGTVGVVQAYVADATEPKDRAKSLGWLSAATNAGVAIGPVMGSASLGFGRATPGLLAAGLCLVNMAFAWMFLTESHVGSARDGSARRPARSREMLRHVMANPTQPAPRLIWIYAVGMGAFAGFTSTLALFLSHHFEVTEQSIGYVFMWTGVVSVIIRALLLGRMVDALGEARLARLGQMLLGAGLFLLPLTWRVGGRTTVNLPGSGWRGGLDPLALVGGLVALLLAAVAWGTRRVRGPDRLKLLAFIAVPGAVAIWAVVRGAPGPLRIAVPAVYELEFRHVVLVMVITLMPLGTAFTFPCVTALLSQVIDPRERGVMMGVQQSFGGAARVLAPLWAGWAWDHVNTAAPFWTSAVLVLGTLFLTFGIQPTPAPVAAPAAD